In the Candidatus Saccharibacteria bacterium oral taxon 488 genome, one interval contains:
- a CDS encoding ComEC family competence protein, whose translation MKSLGLTQRLHVSWLLAAAGVGIVISVIGVMRAPYGLFAGWMWLGAGVILALASLVGARRWLIIVALVGGVLVGLWRGSLGQIGLEHYQTLIGQTVRLSGRVLEDPDVDKKGQTVLRLGDIVSNDRRLPGSVWVVTRHSQAIKRSDVVTVRGTLTDGFGSFAARMSRAAVERVTREQPGDVAVGVRDWFAERVRRYVPESEAALGLGFLMGLRRALPLELMTALQVAGLTHIIVASGYNLTILVRLARRLFVRVSKYLAALSAGVMIIGFMAMTGLSPSMSRAGLVAGLSLAAWYCGRTIHPLVLLPVAAAMTLLINPQFGWNDLGWQLSFAAFSGVIILAPLLQRYFFGTKPPGVIWQIIGETVSAQIMTWPLLVASFGVMSNVALIANVLILPLVPLAMLLTFVVGVCADVPVVAGLVAAPTTWLLQYMVGVATWLAGLDWAQLEVNLSWLWVIITYLIIIGAMWWMRRQTGLRLRESNVVE comes from the coding sequence ATGAAGTCTCTCGGCCTCACTCAGCGTTTGCATGTGTCGTGGCTGTTGGCGGCAGCTGGTGTCGGCATCGTCATCAGCGTTATCGGCGTGATGCGAGCGCCGTACGGGTTGTTTGCTGGCTGGATGTGGTTGGGGGCGGGAGTGATATTGGCCTTAGCGTCGCTCGTCGGGGCGCGGCGCTGGCTGATCATAGTGGCTCTAGTCGGCGGAGTGCTGGTTGGGCTGTGGCGAGGCAGTTTGGGACAGATTGGATTGGAGCACTATCAAACGCTAATCGGTCAAACGGTGCGGCTGAGCGGACGGGTGCTGGAAGATCCTGATGTCGATAAAAAGGGGCAGACAGTGCTGCGGCTGGGCGATATCGTGAGTAATGATCGGCGGCTGCCTGGCAGTGTCTGGGTGGTGACGAGGCATAGTCAGGCGATTAAACGTAGCGACGTGGTCACCGTTCGGGGCACGCTAACCGATGGGTTTGGGTCATTTGCGGCGCGGATGTCGCGGGCAGCGGTTGAACGAGTGACGCGCGAGCAGCCGGGCGACGTGGCGGTGGGCGTCCGTGACTGGTTTGCGGAGCGGGTGCGACGGTATGTGCCGGAGTCGGAGGCGGCGCTGGGCCTCGGGTTCTTGATGGGTTTACGGCGGGCATTGCCGCTGGAATTGATGACGGCGCTGCAGGTTGCGGGTTTGACGCACATTATCGTGGCCAGCGGCTATAACTTAACGATTTTGGTGCGGCTGGCACGGCGGCTGTTCGTTCGGGTGTCGAAATATCTGGCGGCACTGAGTGCCGGTGTGATGATCATTGGCTTTATGGCGATGACCGGCCTCAGTCCGAGCATGTCGCGGGCCGGGCTGGTGGCGGGCCTGAGCCTAGCCGCGTGGTATTGTGGACGGACGATTCATCCGTTGGTGCTATTACCGGTCGCTGCGGCGATGACGCTACTCATCAATCCGCAGTTTGGCTGGAACGACCTTGGTTGGCAATTGAGTTTCGCGGCGTTTAGCGGGGTGATTATCCTGGCGCCGCTGCTGCAGCGATACTTTTTTGGTACGAAGCCGCCCGGGGTGATCTGGCAGATTATCGGCGAGACGGTGTCGGCACAAATCATGACGTGGCCGCTGCTCGTAGCGTCATTTGGTGTGATGAGTAACGTGGCGCTGATCGCGAATGTGCTCATTCTGCCATTGGTGCCGCTGGCGATGCTACTGACCTTTGTGGTTGGCGTGTGCGCGGATGTGCCGGTGGTGGCCGGACTCGTCGCCGCGCCGACGACGTGGCTGCTCCAGTATATGGTCGGCGTTGCCACGTGGCTGGCAGGGCTGGACTGGGCGCAGCTGGAGGTGAACTTGAGCTGGCTGTGGGTAATCATTACCTACCTTATCATTATCGGGGCAATGTGGTGGATGCGGCGACAGACCGGGCTGCGGCTGCGTGAGAGTAATGTGGTTGAGTAG